In Deltaproteobacteria bacterium, a single window of DNA contains:
- a CDS encoding sigma-54-dependent Fis family transcriptional regulator, whose translation MSNNILVIDDERDFLESVRRGLITAGFKGVRIESDPIRAAELFRGEDRFDLALIDITMPGMSGIELLEFIRAQSPHTECIMVTALNEARMAVESIRKGAYEYLVKPVSRDDLIQAVDRALERKRFLDILHLSKRNVPPGLEHKEAFLPIITQSKKLIRVLKEAELHAPSNVPVLITGESGTGKELLARAIHLASPRASRVFTAVNMASLTGTLFEAEFFGHTRGSFTGADRERSGYIEQTNNGTLFLDEIGVLPPEMQGKLHRVLQEGEYLKLGSSQPRKADIRFVAATNEDLEQLMAAGRFRKDLYYRLKGAWLHLPPLRERKEDIPLLVDAFLGELAGDPEKVHVEDDAMSMLMTYDYPGNIRELRSILHSALNLAQGGSIRPGLLPENVRKRKVQAKDSFQDGSPRMKPLADVERDHILRAYQVAGRNKSRTAKLLGIGLNTLRRKLESYGE comes from the coding sequence ATGAGCAACAACATACTTGTCATAGACGACGAACGGGACTTCCTCGAAAGCGTTCGGAGAGGGCTGATTACCGCCGGCTTCAAAGGCGTTCGGATCGAAAGCGATCCGATACGGGCGGCTGAGCTGTTTCGGGGGGAAGATCGGTTTGACCTGGCTCTGATCGATATCACCATGCCGGGGATGAGCGGCATCGAACTGCTCGAATTTATCCGTGCTCAGAGCCCGCATACCGAATGCATCATGGTCACGGCGCTCAATGAAGCTCGAATGGCCGTGGAAAGCATCAGGAAAGGGGCTTACGAATATCTGGTCAAGCCGGTGTCCAGAGATGACCTGATCCAGGCGGTTGATCGAGCGTTGGAACGGAAGCGGTTCCTGGACATTCTCCACCTTTCAAAGCGGAACGTTCCTCCGGGTCTGGAACATAAAGAGGCGTTTCTTCCCATCATCACACAGTCCAAGAAATTGATCCGGGTGCTGAAGGAAGCGGAACTGCATGCTCCAAGCAACGTGCCCGTATTGATCACGGGGGAAAGCGGCACGGGCAAGGAACTGTTGGCCAGAGCCATTCATTTGGCGAGCCCACGAGCAAGCCGCGTGTTCACCGCCGTAAACATGGCGTCTCTGACAGGCACCCTATTTGAGGCCGAATTCTTCGGACATACCAGAGGCTCGTTCACCGGGGCGGACCGGGAGCGTTCGGGGTACATCGAGCAAACCAACAATGGGACACTGTTTCTCGACGAGATCGGAGTATTGCCTCCCGAAATGCAGGGGAAGCTCCATCGGGTGCTGCAGGAAGGGGAATATCTCAAGTTGGGAAGCAGCCAGCCCAGAAAGGCGGACATCCGCTTTGTCGCCGCCACCAACGAGGATTTGGAGCAATTGATGGCGGCCGGCCGATTTCGTAAGGACCTGTACTATCGCCTCAAGGGTGCATGGCTCCACCTGCCTCCGCTCAGAGAGCGTAAAGAGGACATTCCCCTGTTGGTCGACGCGTTCCTTGGTGAACTGGCCGGCGATCCGGAAAAGGTTCACGTCGAGGACGATGCCATGTCTATGCTCATGACCTACGACTATCCCGGTAATATCAGAGAACTCAGATCCATTCTTCACTCGGCGTTGAACCTGGCGCAAGGAGGTTCGATCAGACCCGGCTTACTTCCCGAGAACGTGCGAAAGCGGAAGGTTCAGGCGAAAGACAGCTTTCAGGACGGTTCCCCGCGGATGAAGCCATTGGCGGATGTGGAAAGAGATCATATTCTGAGGGCTTATCAGGTGGCGGGCAGGAACAAGAGCCGGACGGCCAAGCTGTTGGGTATCGGACTCAATACGCTTCGAAGAAAGCTGGAGTCGTATGGCGAATGA
- a CDS encoding response regulator, translated as MFFVPKILVVDDDPLMCGSLKELLTRQGYEVTACTSGREALELISRVSFDLALLDIVIPDISGYGVMDYIQRHSPQTLVVTITGYVSVESVLEVLRRGAYDYLKKPFELEELLKVIENATNHKRLESERKRAEDALRESEERYRTLVENIDIGITLMDARHTIIMTNSAQGRMFENSPSALVGNKCYREFRRRDAVCSECPGVRAMAAGLPAEMEREIIKKDGSRSDLKVHAFPTFGKDGTVSGFIYVIEDITEAKLLQRQLATSEKLASLGLLMSGIAHEINNPNNFISFNIPILRDYLKELLPIMDKHAEKRPNYQLFGMSYPEFRRDLFRLLDNLEHGSNRISATISSLNEFARESSQDKGQWIDLRHVIDKGVAICRGEIKKRVKSFELDVQEGLSPVYTNPEALEQILINLLINAAQAMDKDGSWVKLSIRDRETAQDELIIEVSDNGCGIEEGHIRKIFDPFYTTKGAGVGTGLGLYVCHSIVEREGWRIEVESQAGIGSKFRLVLPRTTKHLWKNEHLSAFCDLRTDPVAVHEEPRMAV; from the coding sequence ATGTTTTTTGTGCCTAAGATTCTTGTCGTAGACGATGACCCGTTGATGTGTGGCAGTCTAAAAGAACTCCTGACGCGACAGGGGTACGAGGTGACGGCCTGTACGAGCGGGCGCGAGGCGTTGGAGCTTATCAGCCGCGTCTCGTTCGATTTGGCGCTGTTGGATATCGTCATACCGGACATCAGTGGTTACGGCGTGATGGATTATATACAGCGTCACAGCCCCCAGACGCTGGTGGTTACCATCACGGGATACGTGTCTGTGGAATCGGTGTTGGAGGTCTTGCGCAGAGGCGCCTACGATTACCTGAAGAAACCTTTTGAACTGGAAGAACTGCTCAAAGTAATCGAGAATGCGACGAACCACAAGCGACTGGAAAGCGAACGAAAGCGGGCTGAAGACGCGCTCCGGGAGAGTGAAGAGCGCTATCGGACCCTTGTTGAAAACATCGATATCGGCATCACGCTGATGGATGCGCGTCATACCATCATCATGACCAATTCGGCTCAAGGTCGCATGTTCGAGAATTCGCCTTCCGCCCTGGTCGGGAACAAGTGTTACCGGGAATTCAGAAGACGCGATGCCGTTTGCAGCGAGTGTCCCGGCGTTCGCGCCATGGCCGCCGGCTTGCCTGCGGAGATGGAACGTGAAATCATCAAGAAGGACGGCAGCCGATCCGATTTGAAGGTTCATGCGTTTCCGACGTTCGGGAAAGACGGAACCGTTTCCGGTTTTATTTACGTTATTGAAGACATCACTGAAGCAAAACTGTTGCAGAGGCAGTTGGCCACCAGTGAAAAACTGGCTTCTCTGGGGCTGCTCATGTCCGGAATTGCTCACGAAATCAATAATCCCAACAACTTCATCAGCTTTAATATTCCCATTCTTCGCGATTACTTGAAAGAACTCCTCCCCATTATGGACAAGCATGCGGAGAAACGCCCGAATTACCAATTGTTCGGCATGTCGTATCCGGAATTCAGGCGAGACCTTTTCCGGCTTCTGGATAATCTCGAACATGGCTCCAACCGCATCAGCGCCACCATTTCCAGCCTGAACGAGTTTGCCAGGGAAAGCTCGCAGGACAAAGGTCAATGGATCGACTTGCGTCACGTGATCGATAAAGGTGTCGCTATTTGCCGGGGAGAGATTAAGAAAAGGGTCAAGTCGTTTGAATTGGATGTCCAGGAAGGCCTGTCTCCGGTATACACCAACCCGGAGGCTTTGGAACAAATATTGATCAATCTATTGATCAATGCGGCTCAGGCCATGGACAAGGATGGGTCGTGGGTGAAACTTTCCATTCGAGATCGGGAAACCGCACAGGATGAATTGATCATCGAAGTGAGCGACAATGGATGCGGGATCGAAGAGGGTCATATACGGAAGATCTTCGATCCGTTTTACACTACCAAGGGCGCCGGTGTAGGAACGGGCCTCGGCCTTTACGTATGCCACAGTATTGTCGAGCGGGAGGGATGGCGCATCGAGGTGGAAAGCCAGGCCGGCATTGGGAGCAAGTTCAGGCTGGTGCTGCCCAGGACCACCAAACATCTTTGGAAGAATGAACATCTCAGTGCGTTTTGTGACCTCAGAACAGACCCCGTAGCAGTGCATGAAGAACCCCGCATGGCTGTTTAA
- a CDS encoding FAD-dependent oxidoreductase, which translates to MDVNVPCQAGCPAATNIPAYIRCLFEHRYDESYQINRTANLLPGVLGRICSRPCEDRCRHGEPELGKPVNICHIKRAAADFRSAPAGLERVSPSMEKTIAIVGAGPAGLAAAHDLAAIGMKVTLLEAFDEPGGMLKYGIPRFRLPRDVLKAEIEAILELGITLKTGCRVGSDISLRELLDRYDAVLLAAGCYVPGGLGVPGEELPGVLTGLDMMMDLEALRLPELGRRVLVLGAGFTAFDCARTALRSGAEDVAICIRRTEEDFTVTEDEIFQAKKEGIRILTLMTSSRILGRDRVEGVEFLRTRPAGFGPDGRRRIEAIEGSGFVLPADTVVVAVGQKPAPFPFPGDGNRDGRLEVSTDQVRTSVSGLYVAGDYKTGPSTVIQAIAGGREAAERIAEDLTGRVFRRTCVRQEDTNATDRQRSWDYLPRQEMPTVEPVGARLEGGSMEVETGFSGEQASEEAKRCYLCYLHYEIDMNRCIYCRYCIDVAPRDCIKLVSRIQLNDDGAVIGLEETADWREVNAVVIDNSRCIRCGECVRVCPVDCISVTRVERVERIHEEGANHA; encoded by the coding sequence ATGGACGTCAATGTTCCGTGCCAGGCCGGATGCCCGGCGGCCACCAATATACCGGCGTACATCCGATGCCTGTTCGAGCATCGCTACGACGAGAGTTACCAAATCAACCGGACGGCCAACCTATTACCGGGGGTTCTGGGACGCATCTGTTCACGTCCGTGCGAAGACCGATGCCGCCACGGAGAGCCCGAACTGGGCAAGCCGGTGAACATCTGCCACATCAAACGGGCTGCCGCGGACTTTCGTTCCGCGCCTGCGGGTCTCGAGCGCGTATCTCCGTCCATGGAGAAGACGATCGCCATCGTGGGAGCGGGTCCGGCGGGACTGGCCGCGGCTCATGACCTGGCCGCCATCGGCATGAAGGTGACCCTCCTGGAGGCTTTCGACGAGCCCGGAGGCATGCTGAAATACGGCATACCTCGATTTCGACTTCCCCGGGACGTCCTGAAGGCCGAGATTGAGGCCATTCTTGAACTGGGAATCACGCTGAAAACCGGGTGCCGGGTGGGAAGCGATATCTCGCTTCGGGAGCTTCTCGATCGGTATGACGCCGTTCTACTCGCTGCCGGATGTTATGTTCCAGGAGGGTTGGGTGTTCCGGGCGAGGAGCTGCCGGGCGTGCTGACGGGCCTGGACATGATGATGGACCTCGAGGCCCTCCGTTTACCCGAATTGGGAAGACGGGTGCTGGTCCTGGGGGCAGGGTTTACCGCCTTCGACTGCGCCCGAACGGCTCTACGCTCAGGGGCGGAAGACGTGGCCATCTGCATCCGGAGAACGGAAGAGGACTTTACCGTCACCGAAGACGAGATTTTTCAAGCCAAGAAGGAGGGGATCCGTATTCTGACGCTGATGACATCGAGCCGCATCCTCGGCCGGGATCGGGTGGAAGGGGTGGAGTTTCTCCGAACCCGACCCGCAGGCTTCGGACCGGACGGACGGCGCCGGATCGAGGCCATCGAGGGGAGCGGGTTCGTCCTGCCGGCGGATACCGTTGTCGTGGCTGTGGGGCAAAAGCCCGCACCCTTCCCTTTTCCCGGCGACGGGAATCGCGACGGCCGACTCGAGGTGTCCACCGATCAGGTTCGAACCTCCGTTTCCGGCCTATACGTGGCCGGTGATTACAAGACGGGACCTTCGACGGTGATCCAGGCCATTGCCGGCGGTCGGGAAGCGGCTGAACGCATCGCCGAAGACTTGACGGGAAGGGTCTTTCGTCGGACATGCGTTCGCCAGGAAGACACGAACGCCACGGACCGGCAACGGAGTTGGGACTATCTGCCCAGACAGGAGATGCCCACCGTGGAACCCGTGGGTGCGCGTCTCGAGGGCGGCTCCATGGAAGTGGAAACGGGCTTTTCCGGGGAACAGGCTTCCGAGGAGGCGAAACGTTGCTACCTGTGCTACCTGCACTACGAAATAGATATGAACCGATGCATTTACTGCCGGTACTGCATTGACGTAGCTCCCAGGGATTGCATTAAGCTCGTCAGCCGGATCCAGCTCAATGACGACGGAGCCGTGATCGGCCTTGAAGAAACCGCCGACTGGCGTGAAGTCAATGCCGTGGTCATCGACAACTCCCGCTGCATACGGTGTGGCGAGTGCGTTCGTGTGTGTCCGGTGGATTGTATATCCGTGACGCGAGTGGAACGGGTGGAACGAATCCATGAAGAAGGTGCGAACCATGCATGA
- a CDS encoding NAD(P)/FAD-dependent oxidoreductase has translation MHDEHFVIIGNGPAGNQAALTLRQKVPEARITIISAEHERFYRPHLLPDFVAGTLPEDEVYAASLDHYRTHRIKLRLGQRVVAVDFSKRNVLLDHKETVRFSGLILAVGGKPRIPEPLLVFRDLLLTFKTFSDARTWIDRLRRADSVLIIGGDLTSLAVTKTLLRLGKEVRFVLNEDAFWPVRCKPEVFQEAAHRLSLQGVKVLEGRKLRSVTRVNEELFEVTLDRERFHVGLVGAFFGLVPHVRFLARSGLTIERGVLVDETLNAGLEGVYAAGDCAQVYHAHIRDYWVSIGHDNAVNLGRIAALNLLGEKMKAESKGESIVCDDVRVNTSWWRDF, from the coding sequence ATGCATGACGAGCATTTCGTCATTATCGGAAACGGACCGGCCGGGAACCAGGCCGCATTGACATTGAGGCAAAAGGTTCCGGAAGCCCGAATCACCATAATCAGCGCCGAACACGAGCGCTTCTATCGGCCCCACCTCCTGCCCGACTTTGTTGCCGGGACTCTTCCGGAAGACGAGGTGTACGCGGCGTCTCTCGATCATTACCGGACCCACCGGATCAAACTTCGCCTGGGACAGCGGGTTGTAGCCGTGGATTTCTCGAAGCGAAACGTCCTGCTCGATCACAAGGAAACGGTCCGTTTCAGCGGTTTGATTCTGGCGGTAGGCGGCAAACCGAGAATCCCCGAGCCGTTGCTCGTGTTCAGGGACCTGCTGCTGACCTTCAAAACCTTCTCGGACGCCCGCACATGGATCGATCGCCTGCGCCGTGCGGATTCGGTATTGATCATAGGCGGAGATCTGACTTCCCTGGCCGTTACAAAGACATTGCTCCGGCTGGGAAAAGAAGTGCGCTTCGTGTTGAACGAGGACGCTTTCTGGCCGGTCCGCTGCAAGCCGGAAGTGTTCCAGGAGGCGGCCCACCGATTGAGTCTCCAGGGAGTGAAGGTTCTCGAGGGGCGAAAGCTCCGAAGCGTGACCCGCGTCAACGAGGAACTATTCGAAGTGACGCTCGACCGCGAACGATTCCACGTGGGTCTGGTGGGTGCGTTTTTCGGCCTCGTGCCCCATGTTCGCTTTTTGGCCCGCTCGGGTCTAACCATCGAACGCGGCGTGCTGGTCGACGAAACGTTGAACGCCGGCCTTGAAGGCGTATACGCGGCAGGCGACTGCGCCCAGGTCTACCATGCGCACATCCGGGACTACTGGGTGAGTATCGGGCATGACAACGCGGTGAACCTAGGCCGCATCGCCGCCTTGAATCTATTGGGCGAGAAGATGAAAGCCGAATCAAAAGGCGAGAGCATCGTGTGCGACGATGTCCGAGTGAACACGTCCTGGTGGAGGGATTTCTGA
- a CDS encoding 2-oxoacid:acceptor oxidoreductase subunit alpha: MSKLDITVEVCGMAGDGTIAAGGLINEGMSRGGLSVLAFDSYPAEIRGFGRCVTRSRIGHERRTALEEHTHVLISLNDEQSLSRVPFLTDLSAVFFDNRPPAPVPEESSLAAHVEPTTALFGMPFSDLAAQAAGSDRGRNLVALGGFAAVFQVPSELFQQAIVKKFKSKGQKVVESNVRCFQAGYAYAQERFSERLRDPISFPPRKEGPDIVMLSGNTAIAEGALDAGLHLYFGYPITPATPIMEYLAKKLPERGGRLMQMEDEIASIGAVLGGFFAGKRSMTATSGPGFALMTELITHGVMSETPAVIVDAQRGGPATGLPTKTEQSDLHAAVFGGPGDSARIVIAPTDVLECYHLTMKSFQLAEKYQIPVIVLTDFFLDNRVESVPPPVAGDGDGKDMTVYPDPDAKEPYRRFKITESGVSPRALPGMEGYIFTATGLEHTEKGLPDYTPENHSKMTEKRYRKLRSALEDLPSPVEQAPVGRMDLGVVGWGSNFGSVHEAVNRACERGLKVGALKLTSIYPYHEDAIRDFMSRCDEVLIAELNFEGQLANLIGHLHRKEVIRLNRVTGLPMPPSVIYKKILEILGETDS; encoded by the coding sequence ATGTCCAAACTGGACATCACGGTGGAAGTGTGCGGCATGGCCGGAGACGGCACTATCGCAGCGGGCGGATTGATCAACGAGGGTATGTCCCGGGGCGGCCTTTCCGTTCTGGCCTTCGATTCCTATCCGGCCGAAATAAGAGGCTTCGGCCGATGCGTTACACGGTCCCGCATTGGACACGAGCGCCGAACGGCCCTCGAGGAACATACCCACGTGCTCATCTCTCTGAATGACGAGCAGTCCCTGTCCAGAGTACCGTTCCTTACAGACCTTTCGGCGGTGTTTTTCGACAATCGCCCCCCGGCTCCGGTGCCGGAGGAATCGTCCCTCGCGGCCCATGTCGAGCCCACCACGGCTCTGTTCGGCATGCCGTTCTCCGACCTGGCCGCTCAAGCCGCCGGAAGCGACCGGGGCAGAAACCTAGTGGCGTTGGGCGGATTCGCGGCCGTGTTCCAGGTCCCTTCGGAACTCTTCCAGCAGGCCATCGTCAAAAAGTTCAAATCCAAAGGTCAAAAGGTCGTGGAGTCCAACGTTCGCTGCTTCCAGGCCGGATATGCCTATGCGCAGGAACGGTTCTCCGAACGTCTCCGGGATCCCATTTCGTTTCCTCCCCGGAAAGAAGGACCGGATATCGTCATGTTGTCGGGAAACACGGCCATTGCCGAGGGAGCATTGGACGCGGGTTTACATCTGTATTTCGGGTATCCCATCACTCCGGCCACGCCCATTATGGAGTATCTGGCCAAGAAGCTTCCGGAAAGAGGTGGAAGGCTGATGCAGATGGAAGATGAAATCGCTTCCATCGGGGCTGTACTGGGCGGGTTTTTCGCGGGAAAACGTTCCATGACCGCCACCTCCGGTCCCGGATTCGCCCTCATGACCGAATTGATCACCCACGGGGTGATGTCTGAAACGCCGGCCGTGATCGTCGACGCTCAGCGAGGCGGTCCGGCCACCGGACTCCCCACCAAAACCGAACAATCGGATCTCCATGCCGCCGTGTTCGGCGGCCCCGGCGATTCGGCCCGCATTGTCATCGCTCCTACGGACGTTCTGGAATGCTACCACCTGACGATGAAAAGCTTTCAATTGGCGGAAAAATACCAGATTCCCGTCATCGTGCTTACGGATTTCTTCCTGGACAACCGGGTGGAAAGCGTTCCGCCGCCGGTTGCGGGCGACGGCGATGGGAAGGACATGACCGTGTACCCCGATCCCGACGCAAAAGAGCCGTACCGCCGTTTCAAGATCACGGAATCCGGCGTATCGCCGAGGGCGCTCCCCGGCATGGAAGGGTATATATTCACGGCCACGGGCCTGGAACACACCGAAAAAGGCCTGCCGGACTACACCCCCGAGAATCATTCGAAGATGACCGAAAAACGGTATCGAAAGCTCCGTTCGGCCCTCGAGGATCTTCCATCGCCCGTCGAGCAGGCGCCCGTCGGCCGGATGGATCTCGGGGTCGTGGGTTGGGGAAGCAATTTCGGATCCGTGCACGAGGCGGTAAACCGGGCCTGTGAACGGGGTCTCAAGGTGGGCGCGTTGAAGCTCACTTCGATCTATCCCTATCATGAAGATGCGATCCGAGACTTCATGTCCCGCTGCGACGAGGTACTCATCGCCGAACTGAATTTCGAGGGTCAGTTGGCCAATCTTATCGGTCATCTTCACAGGAAAGAAGTGATTCGATTGAACAGGGTCACGGGATTGCCCATGCCGCCGTCCGTTATATACAAGAAGATTCTCGAAATTTTGGGAGAAACCGATTCATGA
- a CDS encoding 2-oxoacid:ferredoxin oxidoreductase subunit beta codes for MKTPGPVLAEQIRRIEDSKLFSFRSGQLPTWCPGCGYFGIHAGINAALWQLGIPHHKVVVVSGIGCAGRYPFFSNTYGLHTTHGRSLPVATGVKLANPELTVLAVGGDGDGLGIGGGHLPHASRKDVNISYVLFDNSIYGLTKGQPSPSSPTGFKTKVSPSGTTERPLNATLMALSYGASFVARLFAGEPGRIGEIMAQGIRHPGFSFLHVYTSCVTFDKEYKTWDHLKEWVHPIPEGHDPSNFRAAMNLVLDDDFATGLVYQRGGNG; via the coding sequence ATGAAAACACCGGGTCCAGTGCTTGCCGAGCAAATTAGACGCATCGAAGATTCGAAGCTCTTCTCCTTTCGCTCCGGCCAGCTTCCCACGTGGTGCCCCGGATGCGGCTATTTCGGGATTCATGCGGGCATCAACGCGGCGCTTTGGCAATTGGGCATTCCGCACCATAAGGTGGTCGTGGTTTCGGGCATCGGGTGCGCCGGACGCTATCCGTTCTTCTCGAACACGTACGGACTCCACACGACTCATGGAAGATCCCTTCCCGTGGCCACGGGAGTCAAACTGGCGAATCCGGAGCTTACCGTGCTGGCTGTTGGAGGGGATGGCGATGGACTGGGCATCGGAGGCGGGCACTTGCCGCATGCGTCCCGAAAGGACGTCAATATCAGCTATGTGTTGTTCGACAACTCCATTTACGGCCTTACCAAAGGGCAACCGTCGCCCAGTTCGCCGACCGGGTTCAAAACCAAGGTGTCTCCCTCCGGCACCACGGAACGCCCCCTGAACGCGACGCTGATGGCTCTGTCCTACGGCGCCTCCTTCGTGGCCCGCCTGTTCGCGGGCGAACCCGGGCGGATCGGTGAAATCATGGCGCAGGGCATCCGGCACCCGGGTTTCTCCTTTTTGCACGTGTACACGTCCTGCGTCACTTTCGATAAGGAATACAAGACCTGGGATCATCTGAAAGAATGGGTCCACCCCATTCCGGAAGGGCACGATCCCTCGAATTTCCGCGCGGCTATGAATCTGGTGCTCGATGATGATTTCGCTACGGGGCTGGTTTATCAACGAGGGGGAAACGGTTGA
- a CDS encoding ferredoxin:thioredoxin reductase has product MTTQVEQLYEMLKKTQEAKGYYFNEDRERTFDLLEALLTNKERYGYMCCPCLLSSGDREWDKDIICPCVYRVQDVKEYGSCYCNLYVSKEWNEGKIPREYVPERRPAEKFRF; this is encoded by the coding sequence ATGACGACCCAGGTGGAGCAGCTCTACGAAATGCTCAAAAAGACTCAAGAAGCGAAGGGCTACTACTTCAACGAGGACAGGGAACGGACCTTCGACCTGTTGGAAGCCTTGCTTACGAACAAGGAACGATACGGGTATATGTGCTGTCCCTGCCTGCTCTCCTCCGGAGATCGGGAATGGGACAAAGACATCATCTGTCCCTGTGTCTATCGGGTTCAGGACGTGAAGGAATACGGAAGCTGCTACTGCAATCTGTACGTGTCCAAGGAATGGAACGAGGGCAAAATTCCCCGCGAATACGTACCCGAACGACGGCCCGCGGAGAAGTTTCGATTTTAG
- a CDS encoding glutaredoxin family protein, whose translation MSNQKVPVKVYTLSTCSHCKSTKKLLGDCEVQYEFVDVDLLDGDERNAILEDVKKFNPKCTFPTIIIGDKVIVGYKEDQIKEALGL comes from the coding sequence ATGAGCAACCAGAAAGTTCCGGTAAAAGTGTATACGCTCAGTACGTGCAGTCACTGTAAGAGCACCAAGAAGCTGTTGGGAGATTGTGAGGTCCAGTACGAATTTGTCGATGTGGATCTGCTGGATGGAGACGAGCGAAACGCGATCCTTGAGGACGTCAAGAAGTTCAATCCCAAGTGTACGTTTCCCACGATCATCATCGGGGATAAGGTGATTGTCGGATACAAAGAAGACCAGATCAAGGAGGCGCTCGGATTATGA